The Methanohalophilus portucalensis genome window below encodes:
- a CDS encoding class I SAM-dependent DNA methyltransferase: protein MSRESTGENINFEEKLWQTADKLRNNMDAAEYKHVVLGLIFLKYISDAFEEKYTELKEDEWADPEDQDEYLAENIFWVPPEARWEYLQNNAKRPTIGKLVDDAMAAIERDNSTLKGVLPKNYAREALDKQRLGELIDLIGTIGLGDRENRSRDVLGRVYEYFLGRFADAEGKRGGQFYTPRSIVRVLTEMIEPYHGRVYDPCCGSGGMFVQSEKFIEAHGGRVDDIAVYGQESNQTTWRLCKMNLAIRGIDGNIQWGDSFHDDRHRDLKADFILSNPPFNDSDWKGDQLADDSRWQFGRPPKGNANFAWVQHYIHHLSPTGIAGFVLANGSMSSNTAGEGNIRKSIVEEDLVDCMIALPGQLFYNTGIPACLWFVTRDKQNNKFRDRRGEVLFIDAREMGYLRDRTHRELTDEEIKQIADTYHAWRGEDVSFTYEDIPGFCKSANLEEIAKHDHILTPGRYVGFAEEEEDDEPFEEKMERLTTQLAKQFRESRELEERIKENLKGIGYEL from the coding sequence ATGAGCAGGGAATCAACGGGTGAGAATATCAATTTTGAGGAGAAGTTGTGGCAGACTGCAGATAAACTCCGGAATAATATGGATGCTGCGGAGTATAAGCATGTCGTGCTGGGTTTGATTTTCCTGAAGTATATTTCCGATGCTTTTGAGGAGAAGTACACTGAACTCAAAGAGGACGAGTGGGCCGATCCAGAAGATCAGGATGAGTACCTGGCCGAGAATATTTTCTGGGTGCCTCCGGAAGCCCGCTGGGAGTACCTGCAGAATAATGCCAAGAGACCGACTATCGGCAAACTTGTTGATGATGCGATGGCTGCGATTGAGAGGGATAATTCCACCCTGAAAGGTGTGCTGCCGAAGAATTATGCCCGGGAGGCCCTGGATAAGCAGCGACTCGGGGAGTTGATCGACCTGATCGGAACGATAGGACTGGGAGATCGGGAGAACCGCAGCAGGGATGTGCTGGGCAGGGTTTACGAGTATTTCCTGGGCAGGTTTGCGGATGCAGAGGGCAAGCGTGGCGGTCAGTTCTATACCCCGCGCAGTATTGTGAGGGTGCTTACCGAGATGATCGAGCCGTACCACGGCAGGGTGTACGATCCGTGCTGTGGTTCGGGCGGGATGTTTGTGCAGAGTGAGAAGTTCATTGAGGCCCATGGCGGCCGGGTTGATGATATCGCGGTGTACGGCCAGGAATCCAACCAGACGACCTGGCGGTTGTGCAAGATGAACCTTGCCATCAGGGGCATAGACGGTAATATCCAGTGGGGCGATTCTTTCCATGATGACCGGCACAGGGACCTGAAGGCGGATTTTATCCTGTCCAATCCGCCGTTTAATGATTCGGACTGGAAAGGCGACCAGCTGGCCGATGACAGCAGGTGGCAGTTCGGCAGGCCGCCGAAGGGCAATGCGAATTTTGCCTGGGTGCAGCATTACATCCACCATCTCTCCCCTACAGGCATTGCGGGTTTTGTGCTGGCCAACGGTTCGATGTCCTCAAATACCGCAGGCGAGGGAAATATTCGCAAAAGTATCGTGGAAGAGGACCTGGTGGATTGCATGATAGCCCTGCCGGGCCAGTTGTTCTACAATACGGGCATCCCGGCCTGCCTGTGGTTTGTGACCCGCGACAAGCAGAATAACAAATTCCGGGACCGCCGGGGTGAGGTGCTGTTCATTGATGCCCGGGAGATGGGTTATTTGCGGGATCGCACCCACCGGGAACTCACGGATGAGGAGATTAAGCAGATCGCCGACACCTACCATGCCTGGCGCGGTGAGGATGTCAGTTTTACATATGAGGATATCCCGGGTTTCTGCAAGTCCGCAAACCTCGAGGAGATCGCAAAGCACGACCACATCCTGACCCCGGGCCGTTATGTGGGCTTTGCCGAGGAGGAAGAGGACGATGAGCCCTTCGAGGAGAAGATGGAGCGGCTGACAACTCAATTGGCGAAGCAGTTCAGGGAGTCCCGGGAGCTGGAAGAGCGGATTAAGGAGAATTTGAAGGGGATTGGGTATGAGTTGTGA
- a CDS encoding restriction endonuclease subunit S has product MQQKTKFKQTEIGLIPEDWVLDTVENQCDIIMGQSPPSEYYTQNTGDLPFLQGIRTFCDLYPCFDTYCSSPKKIAAKGDILLSVRAPVGETNIAPRELCIGRGLASLRMKNQNNHFLLYLLRNFKNNLIAKGTGTVYSSVNKSTISNLRLPFPPLPEQSAIAEILSSLDDKIELNRRMNATLEQIAQAIFKQWFIDFEFPDENGQPYKSSGGEMVESEMGEIPRGWEVKELKNFGNIICGKTPSKKIHDYYEDGTISFIKIPDMRNKIFPIDTEDKLSKKGAEAIYKKKVPANSVCVSCIATVGLVCLTNEEAYTNQQINSIIPVSSVSPYYLYFAMKELYEKLHLWASGGSATLNLNTKQFSGIKIVMPPADVMVKFDDQNDSIFKKILCNSVESKVLSQTRDLLLPKLMSGYIRIQLNGD; this is encoded by the coding sequence ATGCAACAAAAGACGAAGTTTAAACAAACTGAAATTGGCCTAATCCCTGAAGATTGGGTTCTTGACACAGTTGAAAACCAGTGTGATATAATCATGGGGCAATCTCCACCTTCTGAATACTATACACAAAATACAGGTGATTTACCATTTCTACAAGGTATTCGAACATTTTGTGACTTGTATCCTTGTTTTGACACATATTGTTCTAGTCCCAAAAAAATTGCTGCTAAAGGAGATATCTTGCTCAGTGTGCGGGCTCCAGTAGGTGAAACAAACATTGCGCCGAGAGAACTCTGCATAGGAAGAGGGCTAGCTTCGCTTAGAATGAAAAATCAAAATAACCACTTTTTGCTGTATTTATTGAGGAATTTTAAAAATAATCTGATCGCCAAAGGTACAGGAACGGTATATTCATCGGTAAATAAATCTACAATATCTAACTTGAGATTGCCCTTCCCTCCTCTCCCCGAACAAAGCGCCATCGCTGAAATCCTTTCCTCCCTCGACGACAAAATCGAACTCAACCGCCGGATGAATGCCACCCTCGAGCAGATCGCACAGGCCATCTTCAAGCAGTGGTTCATCGATTTCGAGTTTCCGGATGAGAATGGGCAGCCCTACAAATCCAGCGGCGGTGAGATGGTGGAGTCGGAGATGGGGGAGATTCCGAGAGGATGGGAAGTAAAGGAGCTGAAAAATTTTGGTAATATAATATGTGGAAAAACACCATCAAAGAAAATACATGATTACTATGAAGACGGAACTATTTCATTTATTAAAATTCCAGATATGAGAAATAAAATATTTCCTATTGATACTGAGGATAAATTATCTAAAAAAGGTGCAGAAGCAATTTACAAGAAAAAGGTCCCTGCAAATTCAGTTTGTGTAAGTTGCATTGCAACTGTTGGTTTAGTTTGCTTGACAAATGAGGAAGCATATACAAATCAGCAGATCAACTCTATCATTCCAGTTTCGAGTGTGAGTCCTTACTATCTTTATTTTGCTATGAAAGAACTATACGAAAAGTTACATTTGTGGGCTAGTGGTGGTTCGGCGACACTTAACCTCAATACAAAACAATTCTCTGGAATAAAGATAGTTATGCCACCAGCAGATGTCATGGTAAAATTCGATGATCAGAATGATTCCATTTTCAAGAAAATACTTTGTAACTCTGTAGAAAGCAAAGTACTTTCTCAAACCCGCGATTTATTGCTTCCTAAACTAATGTCTGGATATATACGTATTCAATTAAATGGTGATTAA
- a CDS encoding coiled-coil domain-containing protein has product MKAKSEEIKQLLDDDSFVDLMPLQQKIRDLKLPVEHNEYTLNEAVVDFSNVRDLLLESIDNGVLDDYDINSRETIQSHLTSIKSNIDNIYRKGQREVPSLLNKIQNLKKYVFLSMNLDLRVSGLVDYKAKISELNELQQKYNSLLNEIEDAAKTNKEIHSQVEIIKENLSQSNDLINQQKKLDEQFAVRNRNTSKITSELESRHNRTESMVDTISEFHESINNYKESLDDHENKTQELIENNKELESKITDLLSSAVGGALGKTFGERKSELKDSEIFWKNATFVAILILFGAAGALYFEILSGVDETATIISKISLLIPASAAVWFTASNYNRERKLLEEYAFKSSLSLSLDSYRKVLNEELDGDERVKIAEFLINSMEKIYSSPLENISKHSPKDEIEISLFEKMMNSIGKNWK; this is encoded by the coding sequence ATGAAGGCAAAATCTGAGGAAATTAAACAATTGCTTGATGATGATAGTTTTGTCGATTTAATGCCTCTCCAGCAGAAAATAAGAGATTTGAAACTTCCTGTTGAACATAATGAGTATACATTAAATGAAGCTGTAGTAGACTTTAGTAATGTAAGAGATCTTTTGCTAGAAAGCATAGATAATGGTGTTTTAGATGATTATGATATAAATTCAAGAGAAACTATACAATCACACTTGACATCAATAAAAAGCAATATTGATAATATTTATCGAAAAGGGCAAAGAGAAGTACCGTCTTTGCTTAATAAAATACAAAATCTAAAAAAATATGTTTTTTTGAGTATGAATCTAGATCTTAGAGTTTCGGGTTTAGTTGATTACAAGGCTAAAATATCTGAATTGAATGAATTACAACAAAAGTATAACTCTTTGCTAAATGAAATTGAAGATGCTGCAAAAACAAATAAAGAAATCCACTCTCAAGTTGAAATTATAAAAGAAAACCTGTCTCAAAGTAATGATCTAATTAATCAACAAAAAAAATTGGATGAACAATTTGCTGTAAGAAATAGAAATACTTCTAAGATTACTTCCGAATTAGAATCTCGCCATAATCGTACTGAATCTATGGTGGATACAATTAGTGAATTTCATGAAAGCATAAATAATTATAAAGAAAGTCTGGATGATCATGAAAATAAAACACAAGAATTAATTGAAAATAATAAAGAATTAGAATCAAAAATTACTGATCTCTTAAGTTCGGCGGTTGGTGGGGCATTAGGCAAAACTTTTGGTGAGAGAAAGAGTGAACTTAAAGATTCAGAAATATTTTGGAAAAATGCTACCTTTGTTGCTATCTTGATTTTGTTTGGTGCAGCTGGGGCTTTATATTTTGAAATTTTAAGTGGAGTAGATGAAACTGCAACTATTATTTCAAAAATTTCTTTATTAATTCCTGCATCAGCAGCAGTTTGGTTTACAGCTTCTAATTATAACCGTGAACGTAAATTGCTTGAAGAATATGCTTTTAAATCATCTCTTTCTCTTTCATTGGATTCATACAGAAAAGTTCTGAATGAAGAATTAGACGGAGATGAAAGGGTTAAGATCGCAGAATTTTTGATCAATTCGATGGAAAAAATCTATTCATCACCTCTGGAAAATATATCCAAACATTCTCCTAAAGATGAAATTGAGATATCTCTGTTTGAAAAAATGATGAATTCTATAGGCAAGAATTGGAAATAA
- a CDS encoding Fic family protein — MKVPQKAPDMWAVIEKYPDVYSLFVDPGIQELVTKYNRDYLHWEELRRRKLPVEAEKLWAVIKSSRVMQARHIEFGEWDFQYVQSNETLRRLHLLDTRGAGNLEGRPGGVSAADRRRYIVNSLMEEAIASSQLEGAATTREAAKQMLRQKRRPRDYSEKMIVNGYRTIRRIADMKSRTIDVDTLLEIHREITRDTMENPVDEGKFRDNNDIVVADPQDGSKIYHTPPDYRKIPALMQEFCEFASSDEDEFIHPLIKGIMLHFLIGYIHPFIDGNGRFARSVFYWYMLSRGYWLFEYMPISRILLHSKTKYARAYLYTETDDNDLTYFINYNLSAIEKALEDLEEYIVRKKEEQAAAMQLIESAENLNLRQADILKTLLGESDRLFSIAEIMGKYNVAYDTARRDMQYLSELGYIEQIKVRNKLMYRYSGVAG, encoded by the coding sequence ATGAAGGTTCCGCAGAAGGCCCCGGATATGTGGGCGGTGATTGAGAAGTATCCTGATGTGTATTCGCTGTTTGTTGATCCCGGGATACAGGAACTTGTTACAAAATATAACCGGGATTATCTGCACTGGGAGGAGCTGCGCCGCAGGAAACTGCCGGTGGAGGCGGAAAAACTCTGGGCTGTGATCAAAAGTAGCAGGGTGATGCAGGCGCGACACATCGAATTCGGGGAATGGGATTTCCAGTATGTGCAATCCAATGAAACCCTGCGCAGGCTGCACCTGCTGGACACCCGGGGGGCCGGTAATCTGGAAGGTCGGCCGGGTGGGGTCAGTGCTGCGGATCGCAGGCGGTATATCGTCAACTCCCTCATGGAAGAGGCCATCGCATCCAGCCAGCTGGAGGGGGCGGCCACCACCCGGGAAGCCGCCAAGCAGATGCTACGGCAAAAACGCCGGCCCCGGGATTACTCCGAGAAGATGATCGTCAACGGCTATCGCACCATTCGCAGGATCGCCGACATGAAAAGCAGGACCATTGACGTGGACACCCTGCTTGAAATCCACAGGGAGATCACCCGGGATACCATGGAAAACCCGGTGGATGAGGGCAAATTCCGGGACAACAACGACATAGTGGTAGCCGATCCGCAGGACGGGAGTAAAATCTATCACACTCCACCGGACTACCGCAAAATCCCGGCACTCATGCAGGAATTCTGTGAATTTGCCAGCAGCGATGAAGACGAATTCATCCATCCCCTAATCAAAGGGATCATGCTGCACTTTCTCATCGGCTACATTCATCCCTTCATCGACGGCAACGGCAGGTTTGCACGCTCCGTCTTCTACTGGTACATGCTTAGCCGGGGTTACTGGCTCTTTGAATACATGCCCATCTCCCGGATACTGCTTCACTCCAAGACGAAATACGCCCGCGCCTATCTTTACACCGAAACCGACGACAATGACCTGACATATTTCATAAACTACAACCTCTCGGCAATCGAAAAAGCCCTGGAGGACCTCGAGGAATACATTGTCCGCAAAAAGGAGGAACAGGCCGCAGCCATGCAGCTGATTGAATCCGCTGAAAACTTAAACCTCCGGCAGGCTGACATCCTCAAAACCCTGCTTGGAGAATCCGATAGGCTGTTCTCCATTGCTGAAATAATGGGCAAATACAATGTTGCCTACGACACCGCAAGACGCGATATGCAATATCTCTCGGAACTGGGGTATATTGAGCAAATAAAGGTCCGCAACAAATTGATGTACAGGTATTCAGGTGTAGCAGGGTGA
- a CDS encoding type II toxin-antitoxin system HicB family antitoxin, with protein sequence MEYTVVLEVAEEGGYTARCLELPSAISEGDTKAEALENIREAIELVLEVTEEQAKVLGEITKVDVASA encoded by the coding sequence ATGGAATATACAGTTGTTCTTGAGGTCGCAGAAGAGGGCGGGTACACGGCACGCTGTCTGGAACTTCCATCGGCTATAAGTGAAGGTGACACAAAGGCAGAAGCCCTGGAGAATATCCGGGAAGCCATCGAACTGGTGCTTGAAGTAACAGAGGAACAGGCCAAGGTTCTCGGGGAAATTACAAAGGTTGATGTTGCAAGTGCCTGA
- a CDS encoding type II toxin-antitoxin system HicA family toxin, with translation MLQVPEMPVISGQKAIKTLVKLGFVVVRQKGSHVFLQRENDTVTVPLHNPLKKGTLKSILRQSNVTMDEFLRVLK, from the coding sequence ATGTTGCAAGTGCCTGAAATGCCAGTTATTTCCGGTCAGAAAGCCATCAAAACCCTGGTGAAACTCGGTTTTGTAGTTGTCAGGCAAAAGGGAAGCCATGTTTTTTTGCAACGTGAAAATGATACCGTTACCGTGCCCCTGCATAATCCACTTAAAAAAGGTACTCTGAAAAGTATCCTTAGGCAGTCTAACGTAACAATGGATGAATTTTTGCGGGTTCTAAAATAA